From Sphingobacteriales bacterium:
TAGGTTTTAGGTGTTTGGACTGCTGTTACATTTTGTGCTTCGGCAGTTGTTAAAATAATTAATCCGGAAATTAACCACCAAAAAACTAAACAAAACAAAGAAAAAACGTGTTCTAATAATAGTCTAATCATAATAAAATTTAATCATACTGTTGTTTTAAATAAAAAAAGTTACCAACAGCAACAAAAGTACAACGATTTTAGTTTTCCGGCATTCATATAAATAGGAACTATAAATCATTTAATTTTGTTAGGCTTAGAAACACAAATACCTTTATCATTTTTTCCGGAATATTTTTGCTTAATCATACTTTATCCGGATTTTTTTAAGCAAAATTTCGTTACTTTTATGGCATCTTTACATCTACATTATCAATAACGCAAAAAGTAACAAAACATCATTGTTTTAAACGAATTAGACACATAATTTTTCAAACAATATATATTTTTATAACAAAACAAAAAAATTATCAATTATGGTAGATTTTCCCACCCCCAACAACGAAAACGAAATTGAAAAGGAAACCGAGCAACAAGACGGCGGTTGGCTCGACTCAATTAAAGAAACTATTGGCAACGTTACCGAAAAACTTGAAGACGTTGTTGAAAACGTAAAGGACAAAGTTGAAGAGCAGTACACTAACCTAAAAGAAAACGAAACCGTTCGTGGTATTTTAGAAAAAGGCGAAGCCTTGTACGACAAAGTTGAAGACAAGGTTGAAGACATGGTTGACGTAGCTAAAGAAAAATTAGCCAGCGTAAAAGAAAAAGCACAAGACCTGCTAAACAAAGATGACGAAAACAAAGCATAACTAAATTGTTTTGTAATTGTTTGATTTGTAGAAATTATCTATTGTAAGCACTGCTTTTACAATTCAAAAACTGCACACTTGCCAAATTTTTTAAGGCAAGTGTGCTTTTTTTATGTTTGGCATTTTACAAACCCATATTTGATGCGTATTTTGCGGTCAAAATTTTTTTATTTTGTGTCTTCCTCACTTTTTTATTAGTGTTATATTAGAGTTGTTTGTAAGCAAATGATAGTTTCTCAAGCCCAGGCAAAACGCCCATTAATTGCCGTTAACGCTCGGTTTTTATTGCACAATAAATTAGAAGGTATTGGCAGGTTTACACACGAGACCCTAAAAATTATAACTCAAGCAAACCCACATATTGATTTTGCTTTTTTATTTGACCGGGCATACCACCCCCAGTTCATTTATGGCAAAAACGTAATACCTCATGTCTTGTATCCGCCGGCAAGGCATCCGGTACTATGGTACACTTGGTTCGAGTGGCGCGTACCCTACCTGCTTAAAAAATTAAAACCCCAACTATTTTTTTCTCCCGACGGGTATTGCTCGCTCCGCAGTAAAACGCCAACTTATATGGTTGTACACGACCTTGCTTTTGAACACCTCCCGCAGCAAGTACCACCTTTGGTAGCAAAATATTACCGTTATTTTAGCCCTAAATTTGCAACCCACGCCCAACATATTGCCACCGTTAGCCAATTTACTAAACTTGATTTAGTAACGAAATACCAAATTCCCGAACAAAAAATTAGTGTTGTCGGAAACGGTATCAACACTTTATTCAAACCTATTCCCAAAGCGCAACAACAGCAAATACGACTGCAATACACCAACCAAAAACCCTATTTTTTATTTGTTGGCGCCTTGCACCCGCGCAAAAATATTGGCAATATTTTATTAGCATTCGATGCTTTTTGTAAACAATTAGGGCAGGCACCGGCAAAATTGGTTATTGCTGGGCGTCAGGCATGGCAAACACAAGATATAACCCAAATTTATCAACAACTTACCTACAAAGACGAAGTGGTTTTTACCGGACACCTCCAAACCGAACAGTTAGCCGATATTGCCGCCTCGGCAATGGCATTGGTTTACACCTCATTTTTTGAGGGGTTTGGGGTGCCAATTATTGAGGCAATGGCTTGCGGCACACCCGTAATAATCTCGTCAAGAAGCGCCATGCCCGAAGTTGCCGGAAATGCAGCATTAATCGTCCAAAATCCAAATGATTACAACGAAATTAAACAAGCTATGATCCAAATTTTCCAACAACCTAATTTGGCTAATCATTTAACCATATTAGGTTTTGAAAACGCAAAACGATACAGTTGGCAAAAAACGGCAAATTTATTGTGGGCCGACATGGAAAATCTAATCAACAAAACATAAACAACCAATAAGTTTTCATTTTTTTAGCCAGCGCAAAAAATAAGGCAAATTATTGTAGCGCCAATGTGCATAATTAACCGTATTTGCACCAAAATTGGCAAAAAAACGGGCAATGCCGGGCTGCATCGAGCCTTCAAAATCAAGGCTTAGCAAAGGCTGCCCAGCATATATTTGTATAATTTTATTCACTAATGCATACAAAGCCCCAGACTGCCGTGCATAAGGCAAAGCAGCAGGCAACCAATACACTAACCTGTTACAGCCAAGTAAAAACACCACCGAAGCACAAATTTCAGAACTATTTTCAGGGTCGGGTATGCCCCAAACATGTACCGCCTTGTTTTGTTGGGCTGCCTTTGATATTGCTAACAACCGTGTTATTGCAAATTGGTTGTTTACGTGGGGTAATTTAGGCAAAACAACCTGCTGATATAGTTTTGTGGCCTGTTGCAAACTTATTGGTTGTGGCTGCGGTAAACCCGATACCGTAAACCGGCGCAACATTCGTTTAGTTTGGCCTGAAAAGTTTCGGCTAATAACCTCGTAAGAGGCCTGTAACGGCAACAAACTATTTATCCGGATATTTAGTTCTGTTTTTGGCTCATTCTCCTTGTAGTCTATCGCAGCAAAATGACCTTCATTTAACATAATATCGGCAAATTTTACCTGCTGCCCCACCCTTTGTAAAAATTGGTAACTTAGCTGATTTACAGCAGCAGCCGATAAATCAGGACTAAAAAAAGCACCTAACTGTTGCACAAAATCGGGCTGATAAACATAGGAAATGCCCATTTTTTTCCGGATAGGAAGCGGCATAACTGCTTGATAGTTGCCGGCAACTAAACCAGCCCATTGTTGGTTATCACTATTTTTTCCGGATTTTAAAGCACAAGCGGCATCTAAAAACCAAGATAAACCATATATTTGTGCATTTTTGGCTTCAACTACAGCCTTATCCCACAAATAGGTATCAATTTCAGGACGCGGTAAAAACACAATTTCCATAACCCAAGGTCAAATTTAGGTTGTTTTACCCAAACACGTGAAAAAAATTTTACTATCCGGAACCTTCACAGCTGTTTTAACGTTTTAGTTGAAATATTAATTATATCCCATAATTCATAACCCCAGTTTTAAACAAATTTAATCAAAACAATATAACTTAAATTATGATTTTTGACCCAGTATATATGGTAATTGCGTTTGGCGCTATGGCCGCAAGTTGGTTTGTTGGTGCCATGTTAAAACGCCGTTTTGCCCAATACTCGCAACTACCTATTAACCTTACAGGCCGCGAGGTTGCCGAAAAAATGCTGCGCGAAAACGGTATTAACGATGTAAAAGTTATATCGGTTGAGGGGCAACTTACCGACCACTACAACCCTCAAACTAAAACAGTAAACCTAAGCGAAGTAGTATATCACGAGGCCAATGTGGCAGCCGCTGCCGTAGCCGCTCATGAGTGCGGCCACGCCGTGCAACACGCACAAGCCTATAGTTTTTTAGCTATGCGCTCGTCTATGGTGCCTTTGCTAAGTATAAGCAACAATTTTACGCCTTGGATATTAATGGCTGGTCTTTTATTATTAAGCACAGGATTTGGTAAACTTTTATTGCTAATAGGAATTATTTTATTTGGTGCTACCACTTTGTTCACGTTCATTACTTTGCCCGTTGAGTTTGACGCCAGCCGCCGCGCTTTGGCCTGGCTTAAACAAGGCACCGTATCGGGCATGACTCAAGAAAAAAATGATGCCGCTTTTAACGCACTAAAATGGGCTGCTATGACCTACGTAGTAGCTGCCTTAGCTTCGTTGGCTACTTTGTTGTACTACATCATGATATTTTTAGGCCGCCGCGATTAACCTCCTTAGCTTTCTTATTTATTAACATATTTCCGGATATAGTTGTGTAGTGCTCGCTATCAAACTGTATCCAGATTTTTTGTGCTTAACAGAGCTTCAATTTAATACAATGCTTAAAATTTTTACCATCCTTTATGGCTGCCCATAATATTTTTGGTAGGTATTTTTGCCAAAGGTGTTGGCTGCACTAATTTGCGGTGCGCTTCCAAATTTATACATCACTAAATCGCCGTTAATTTGCCGCACTTTTACAATTTGTGTTTGGTTGTTAGGCAGCTCAAAAACCAAGTACTTTTTAATTGTTACAATGGTAGGCAATTCCAAAGAATCTGCTAACAACATTACTTTCTCTTTATGCACAAACATTTCGCGCATAATATTATGGGCTTGGTTGTGGCCAATTTGCTTTTCTAACTGGGCTATATCGGCGCTGTCGGGTTGTAAAAATACCAAACAAGTTTTGTTTATAAAAAGTGTTGAATCGTTTGAGTTGGCTGCAATCAATTCAGTTGGCGTAGTGGTGGCAATAGCAGTGTTTGTATTTTTATCCGGATTATTATTATTGTTGTTGCCCACATTTTGGCAGGCCAGCAGCAAACAAGATCCGGAAATAATTAAGATAAATAAAAAATAGGAAGAATTCATCATGGCAAATCTATTTCTCTAAGAAATTATAACTACCTAATATTTGACTATGTTATAATACTAAACTTGCGGTTTATTGGTCATATCCACGCTCCAAAAGTAAACAAAATTAGACAATTATTTTTAGTTGACGGTAAATATGTAAGTCATAAACCGCTAAAACTAACGCTACACTATGCGAAGCTAAAATCTCTGTTCTATGTTTTTCAACTTGTTATGATAATAGAAGGCAAAGTATTACCAGTCCAAAGTAGCTACGTCTGCCAACTCAAACAAAACATTTTGCTATCTTTGCTGCGCAAGCACATAATTAGTTGAAGACAAAACATAGCAGAAACAACAATTTTCGTATTTCTATTCGCACAACTCAAGGCAAGCAATGATTTCGTTAAACAATATAGCCGTTCAGTTTGGGGGCAAATTTTTATTCGACAATATTACCTTTACCGTTACCGAGCGCGACCGCATTGGCTTGGTAGGCAAAAACGGGGCAGGCAAAACCACTTTACTGCGGCTGCTTATGAGCGAGTTTTCGCCAACCACCGGCCATATTAGTATGGACAACAATACTAATTTGGGCTATTTACCGCAAAATTTAGCCTTAAATCCTACTCAAACTGTTTACCAAGAAACCCTAAAAGCCTTTGCCCAACTCGAACATATTAATAAAGAATTAGCCCAAGCTGAGGCGCAACTATTGCAATTTACTGAAAGCCAAGATTTTGATTATACCTTACCCGCCTACGAGCGTTTGCTACACCGTATTGCCGACCTCCACGAACAATTAGACCAACAACGTGGAGGTAACCCCCGCGAACAAATTGAAAAAATACTTAAAGGACTGGGGTTTAAAAATGGCGATTTCGACCGCCCACTCAACGAGTTTAGCGGGGGCTGGCAAATGCGGGTTGAACTGGCTAAAATTCTGCTGCAAAACAATGATTTTTTGTTGTTAGACGAGCCTACCAACCACTTAGACATTGAAGCAATTATTTGGTTAGAAGGTTTTTTGGCCAAATATCCGGGCGGCGTTTTGCTAATCTCGCACGACAGGGCTTTTTTAGATGCTGTAACCAACCGCACCATCGAACTAGTATCGGGCAAAGCCTACGACTACCGTGCTTCGTACACCGAGTTTATGGAGCTGCGCGAAAAACGCATCGAAAAACAAATTGCCGAAGCAAACCGCCAAGATAAATTTGTTGAGCACACCCAAACACTTATCAATAAATTCAGAGCCAAGAAGAACAAAGCTAAATTTGCCCAAACATTAATCCGGAAATTAGAACGCTTAGAACGAATTGAAATTGACGACCTCGAAGGCGATGCTATAGACTTTAGGTTTCCGGATGCTCCGCGCTCGGGACGTATTGTGGTAGAGCTGCAACATTTAAGTAAAAATTACGGTGCAAAAGAAGTGCTGTCAAACTTAAACCTGCAAATTGAACGCGGCGAAAAAATAGCTTTTGTTGGCCGCAATGGCGAAGGTAAAACCACATTGGCCAAAATTATAGTTGGCCGCGAACCTGCAACGAACGGGGTTTGCACCCTTGGGCACAACGTAAGTATTGGTTACTACGAGCAGCACCAGGCCGAAGCCTTAGATGGCAATAACACCGTGTTTGAGGTAATTGACAATGCAGCCTCGGGGGATATGCGCCTGCGTGTACGCCACTTATTGGGTGCTTTTTTGTTCTCGGGCGAGGATGTTGATAAAAAAGTACAGGTTTTGTCGGGAGGCGAAAAATCGCGCTTAGCCTTGGCAAGGCTGCTGCTCGAGCCCTGCAATTTGCTGCTTTTAGACGAGCCTACCAACCACTTAGACATGTACGCAAAAGAAGTGTTAAAGGAAGCCCTTAAAGCCTATAACGGAACGCTTATTGTGGTATCGCACGACAGGGATTTTTTACGCGACCTTACCGACAAGGTTTTTGAGTTTAAAGACCAAAAGATTAAACCTTATATTGGCGATGTGTATGACTTTTTGAGAGATAGAAACGTTGATAGCTTAGATGCACTGAATTTAAAAACTACAAGTGCTAACAGCAACAAAGCAAATCCGGAAAATAATAAAAATACCGAAAATATCAATTTGCCTAAATTGCCCACCACAGCAAAAGCAGCCAACAGCTTAAAACGTACACTTAGCTACGACGAGATGAAGCAAATTGACAGTGCCATTCGCAAGGCTGCCAATCAAATAAATCAAACCGAAAATCGTATTTCACAAATCGAAACCGACATTGCCAACCTTGAAATAGCCATGAACGACCCTAATTTTTATCAAAATCAGCAAAATGCAAGCATCGAATTAGTCCGCCATACCCAGCTAAAACAACAATTAGCTGTAGAAATGGAAAATTGGGAAAAATTACAAGTAGAACACGACGCCCTTCAACAACAACGGCAACAAATTGTAAGCGATTAGACTAATAAATTGTTAGTGCCAGTTTTTACAGCCAATTTAGTTTAATTAATCACTTATTAACAATGTTAAAGGAATGAAACTATTTACTGGTGGTATTTTATTGTTGGCATGTGCTTTGTCGTTTCCAAAGTATATAGCAACCTTGCAAGCCCAAAACCAGGGCAATCAAGGTCAAAGTTTACCCTTGCCCGACACAAATAAAATTAATACCATTTTGACCGACACTTCGTATGCCAACGAATGTAGGTTGGCAGCAGTATTTTGGCATAGCCTTGACAGTAATAATTTGGCTTTTAACTGTTACTTAGAAGCCGCCGAACAATTTGCCCATGCACAACAATGGATACCTTATGCAAACATGGCGCACATGGCAGTAACTATGTA
This genomic window contains:
- a CDS encoding glycosyltransferase family 4 protein → MIVSQAQAKRPLIAVNARFLLHNKLEGIGRFTHETLKIITQANPHIDFAFLFDRAYHPQFIYGKNVIPHVLYPPARHPVLWYTWFEWRVPYLLKKLKPQLFFSPDGYCSLRSKTPTYMVVHDLAFEHLPQQVPPLVAKYYRYFSPKFATHAQHIATVSQFTKLDLVTKYQIPEQKISVVGNGINTLFKPIPKAQQQQIRLQYTNQKPYFLFVGALHPRKNIGNILLAFDAFCKQLGQAPAKLVIAGRQAWQTQDITQIYQQLTYKDEVVFTGHLQTEQLADIAASAMALVYTSFFEGFGVPIIEAMACGTPVIISSRSAMPEVAGNAALIVQNPNDYNEIKQAMIQIFQQPNLANHLTILGFENAKRYSWQKTANLLWADMENLINKT
- a CDS encoding ABC-F family ATP-binding cassette domain-containing protein — encoded protein: MISLNNIAVQFGGKFLFDNITFTVTERDRIGLVGKNGAGKTTLLRLLMSEFSPTTGHISMDNNTNLGYLPQNLALNPTQTVYQETLKAFAQLEHINKELAQAEAQLLQFTESQDFDYTLPAYERLLHRIADLHEQLDQQRGGNPREQIEKILKGLGFKNGDFDRPLNEFSGGWQMRVELAKILLQNNDFLLLDEPTNHLDIEAIIWLEGFLAKYPGGVLLISHDRAFLDAVTNRTIELVSGKAYDYRASYTEFMELREKRIEKQIAEANRQDKFVEHTQTLINKFRAKKNKAKFAQTLIRKLERLERIEIDDLEGDAIDFRFPDAPRSGRIVVELQHLSKNYGAKEVLSNLNLQIERGEKIAFVGRNGEGKTTLAKIIVGREPATNGVCTLGHNVSIGYYEQHQAEALDGNNTVFEVIDNAASGDMRLRVRHLLGAFLFSGEDVDKKVQVLSGGEKSRLALARLLLEPCNLLLLDEPTNHLDMYAKEVLKEALKAYNGTLIVVSHDRDFLRDLTDKVFEFKDQKIKPYIGDVYDFLRDRNVDSLDALNLKTTSANSNKANPENNKNTENINLPKLPTTAKAANSLKRTLSYDEMKQIDSAIRKAANQINQTENRISQIETDIANLEIAMNDPNFYQNQQNASIELVRHTQLKQQLAVEMENWEKLQVEHDALQQQRQQIVSD
- a CDS encoding zinc metallopeptidase; the encoded protein is MIFDPVYMVIAFGAMAASWFVGAMLKRRFAQYSQLPINLTGREVAEKMLRENGINDVKVISVEGQLTDHYNPQTKTVNLSEVVYHEANVAAAAVAAHECGHAVQHAQAYSFLAMRSSMVPLLSISNNFTPWILMAGLLLLSTGFGKLLLLIGIILFGATTLFTFITLPVEFDASRRALAWLKQGTVSGMTQEKNDAAFNALKWAAMTYVVAALASLATLLYYIMIFLGRRD